The segment CTACCTATCAATTTAAAACCCTAACTGCTGTCGGATGGAAAGAACAATTTGGTCATGTATTAATTGAAGCAATGTCATGTAAAGTACCTGTTATTGGTTCTGACTCTGGAGAGATTCCTAATGTCATTGGTGATGCAGGATTGATTTTTCCTGAAGGAAATTATGAGGGTTTAAAACAAAAATTAGAACAAATCATGAATAATCCAAAGTTAAGTAATGAATTGGCTGAAAAAGGATATCACAGAGTCTTAGAAAAATATACAAATAAAGCTTTAGCAAAACAGTCACTGGATTTTTATAAACAGTTACTTGATCAATAAAAGCTTTGTTTTTGAAGATTAAATCAAAAAAATTGAGGAAATGATTATGGATGTTTTGTTTTGTTTTGATAAAAATTATGAGCAGCATTTTGGAGTTGCGATTACTTCTCTTATTCTGAATAATACTAACAAAATTAAAACAATTCATCTAGTCACTAAAGATAACAGTAAAGACTTTTTAAAAAAAATAGATAAATTGAAGTCAAAAACTCAAGCAAAGTTCTTTATTTATTCACCTGACGACAAAGATTTGAGTAATGTAAAAGTTTCTGCCCATATTTCCACAGCAGCCTATTATAGATTACTTGCCCCTGAACTTCTACCACAAGATCTTAAAAAAATTCTTTATTTAGATAGTGATTTAGTGGTTAATAGTTCCCTAGAAAACTTATATAATATGGATATTTCTGATGATATTTTAGCAGCATACGCCGGTGGAAAAATGGGACCTGGAACTAAAAAAAGACTACAATTGACGGGTGATTTTTATTTTAATTCTGGGGTAATGCTCATTAATTTAGAAGCTTGGCGCACTGAAAATATTGGCAATAAATGCTTTAAATTTTTACAAGAAAACCCCGATATGATTCGGTTATGGGATCAAGATGCTTTAAACAAAATAGTTGATGGAAAATTTTTAAATATAGATGGTATTTGGAACTCATTAGTCGATTTAACAACCGGAGAAACAAGAGTCACTAACCAATCCATTATTATTCATTTTACAGGTACACTTAAACCTTGGCAAAGCTGGTGTATTAGACCCGAAAAACGAATCTATTGGTACTATCTTAGACAATCTCCTTGGTCAAATGCTTATCCCCAATTTCCCAAAAATTTCCAAGAGATGTTATTGGCTATCAAGTCAGTTTATAAACAAATTAAACCGAAAAAATAAAGGGCAATCATTTAAGGCTAATTTTGAGATCAACTCGCTATTTAACTGCTAAACTAATAAAAATACCCATTATTATAGGTGAGAAAGACCATGATCATTTTACCTGGTACAACCGTAAGAGTCGTTAATCCCGATGATACTTACTACTGCTTTGAAGGATTAGTTCAACGAGTGAGTGATGGCAAAGCGGCTGTCCTATTTGAAGGAGGAAACTGGGATAAACTCGTCACCTTTAGACTCGCAGAACTAGAAGTATTTGATCCCACAGCAGCCAAGAAAAAGAAATAGCAATTAAGAATAACTCAACAAGAGGTAGGATGCGTTCTATCACGCATCACTCTACATTAATTTTATAGATCAGAAAATTGCTATTATGCGTCTTCCTTTACCCCAATTTCTCTCCGATAACCGTCAACCCAATCATATTGCCGAAGTGATTGAGACATCTACCACGGAATTTTTAGCCCAATGTCTTGAACCTGAAGAACTGAATTTTCCTGTGATGCCTCCCTTTGGCAGTTGGGTAAAAGCCCGTGATGAAGAATCGGGCAATAAAATCTATGGTATTGTTACCTATGCTACTACTTCTCCCATTGATTCAGTACACCGCGCTAGGGCGTTAGGGTTATCTTTAACTGATTTACGCGAACAGCAACCCCAAATTTTTGCAATGTTAAAAACGGAATTTCGCGCTGCTATTGTGGGGTTTGAAACTCCAGAAAATTCAGTTAATGGAAATGGACAACATCTCGGAAAAATTTATCAATATTTACCGCCTCGTCCTCCTCAAATTCATCAAGGGGTTTATCAATGTCAGCCCCAAGAAATCATTCATTTTAGCGACAAAATAGACTTTTTACGGATTTTGTTACAAGTCAAAAATTCACCCCCTGAAGCTTTAGTTGCCGCCTCAATTCGAGAGATCTATCTATTACGAAAAGCCGATAGAGATTGGTTAGTTAAAGTCGGGCGCACTTTAAGTATCTTACTCAAAGACGACTACGATCGCCTACAATATATTCTCAGTCAAGTTACCCTATAAATTAGTTAGTAGTAAACAACTTATTTTCCCCATTTTCGTAATAAATTAGCATAAGTTTTTGATAGAATATCAAACTCCAAACTCTTACCCTCTTTAGTAAAAATCGAACGGCGAACCGTATCTAAATCAAATAAAAATTCCCGTTCTGAAGGATCTCTGACCAAACTTTCAATCCATCCAACTACCACTAATCTTACCCCATCCGTAACGGTTTCAACACGGTGTAAAAACGAAGAAGGATAAACAATCATTGACCCTGCTTCTAGTTTATAAATCCTTTCTCCTTCAGTCATTTCAATCACTAATTCTCCCCCTTTATAGCTATCAGGAGAAGTCAAAAACAAGGTAAAAGAAACATCAGAACGCCAAAATTCTTGGCCTCCCATAAAGCCATTGTCTACATGACTGCCATAGGACATCCCCGTTTCATAGCGACTAAATAGTAAAGAGTGAATTCGTTTAGGTAAAACTGCCATTTTTAGCAGCATATTTCTATCTAAAGCCGTTTTTACTATATTTTCTGCTTTTTTCCACTCTTGACTATTTTTATCTAATTGTACCGTGTTTTTTACTAATTTTGCGTGCCATCCTGCCGTCGTTTTTCCATCCACAAAAGGCGCGCGGGACAAACCGTCAAGTAACTTGTTCAATTCTGAGGAAGTTAAAACCTCATTAATGGTTAGAATCATCGCAAAAACGGATATTTAAGCTGTACTAGACTATTATCTCAATTTCATTGCAAAAAAGAATTATTTATATTTACAATAAAGTCTTTGAATATTCCTTTAGGAGACTAACTATGCCCTCAAAAACCATGCAATTATTTCTTGCTCTTAGTTTAGCTGCCACTTTAGGTGCTTGTGGTGGTGGTGGTGATAACGCTACCCCTGAAGGCGGAGATTCTGGAACTACGACTCAACCTGCTCCAGAAGAAACAACTCCCGCCGCTCCAGAAGGAACAGCTACCCCTGCGGCTCCAGAAGGAACAGCTACTCCTTCTCCTGAAGGGACTGAAGGAGGCGAAGGAGGCGAAGGAGGCGAAGGCAGCTAGATCTGATTGTTACGCATCAGGGTTACAAAAACAACTTCTGTACGGGCTTAATATAAATTATTAAGCTTCTACTAACTTGGTGACTTCGTTAAGGTAGGGTGCGTTCAGACGGCTATAATCTTGGCTATCGCCA is part of the Rippkaea orientalis PCC 8801 genome and harbors:
- a CDS encoding Fe2+-dependent dioxygenase; amino-acid sequence: MILTINEVLTSSELNKLLDGLSRAPFVDGKTTAGWHAKLVKNTVQLDKNSQEWKKAENIVKTALDRNMLLKMAVLPKRIHSLLFSRYETGMSYGSHVDNGFMGGQEFWRSDVSFTLFLTSPDSYKGGELVIEMTEGERIYKLEAGSMIVYPSSFLHRVETVTDGVRLVVVGWIESLVRDPSEREFLFDLDTVRRSIFTKEGKSLEFDILSKTYANLLRKWGK
- a CDS encoding HAS-barrel domain-containing protein, which translates into the protein MRLPLPQFLSDNRQPNHIAEVIETSTTEFLAQCLEPEELNFPVMPPFGSWVKARDEESGNKIYGIVTYATTSPIDSVHRARALGLSLTDLREQQPQIFAMLKTEFRAAIVGFETPENSVNGNGQHLGKIYQYLPPRPPQIHQGVYQCQPQEIIHFSDKIDFLRILLQVKNSPPEALVAASIREIYLLRKADRDWLVKVGRTLSILLKDDYDRLQYILSQVTL
- a CDS encoding NAD(P)H dehydrogenase subunit NdhS — its product is MIILPGTTVRVVNPDDTYYCFEGLVQRVSDGKAAVLFEGGNWDKLVTFRLAELEVFDPTAAKKKK
- a CDS encoding glycosyltransferase family 8 protein; its protein translation is MDVLFCFDKNYEQHFGVAITSLILNNTNKIKTIHLVTKDNSKDFLKKIDKLKSKTQAKFFIYSPDDKDLSNVKVSAHISTAAYYRLLAPELLPQDLKKILYLDSDLVVNSSLENLYNMDISDDILAAYAGGKMGPGTKKRLQLTGDFYFNSGVMLINLEAWRTENIGNKCFKFLQENPDMIRLWDQDALNKIVDGKFLNIDGIWNSLVDLTTGETRVTNQSIIIHFTGTLKPWQSWCIRPEKRIYWYYLRQSPWSNAYPQFPKNFQEMLLAIKSVYKQIKPKK